GGATTAACTCTGTTTAACAAGCTTTAAACACAGCTTCGCCATGTCAGTTACACAGAATCGACTGGCGTAAAACTTAAGATATTTTGCATTTGAACCGACGCTGGATCACAGTATTCATGCGATCCGATAATTTAGGAATTCTATATCAATAAAAATTAAAAATAAAGCAAAGAAATCATAATAACAATCAGTATTCCTACAAGTAAATTCATAGGAAGGCCCACTTTAATAAAGTCTCTAAATTTGTACCCACCGGGGCCATAGACCATCAGGTTCGTTTGATACCCGATTGGGGTAGCGAAACTGGCGGATGCCGCAATAGCCAGGGCAATAAAAAAAGGACGCGGTTCAAGTCCGGCCTGGTGTGCCGCAGACAGCGCCACCGGAAATACAAGTGCCGCAGCCGCGTTATTGGTGATGATTTCAGTATAAATACTGGTTAATAAATAAACAGCGGCCAGGATAGCCACAGGTCCCCAATTACCCACCAGACCGATTAAAAAATCCGCAATCATATCATCCAGTCCTGATTGTTCCACTGCTTTTGAAATACCAAACGCAGACGCAATGATAATGACAACACCCCAGTCAATGCTGTTGCGGGCGTCAGTCATGCTGATCGTTCGTGAAATCATCAATGCCAAAGCCGCCAGCGCCACGCTGATCAGAATCGGTATAACACCGGTGGCCATAGCAACTATCATTAAACCTAATATACTCAGAGAAAACCAGACATAGCCTCTTGGTTTGGAAGCTGTCGTTGCTTTACGCGACACCAGATAAAAATCCTTGGAATGGTACCATTTTTCAGCAAATTTATGATCAGCCAAAATCAGTAATGTATCTCCGGTGCGCAGTACAATATCGCCTATTTTTTTTAGAATCCGCTCTCCGCTTCGGTGGATGGCCAAAATAACAGCATTATAATGCGAACGAAAGTCACTTTTTTTGACACTTTTTCCAATCAATGGAGAATTGGCGGATACCACCACTTCAAATATACCGAGTTTATCAGAGTCATAATGTTTAAGGTCAAACTCATGGTCTTGAATAACAGACAGACCTTTGGTTTGCTGAAGTTCAAGAATGGTATCCGGGAGGCCGGTAAAAAACAATCGATCGCCAGACTTTATGATTTCCCGCGGACCTACAAAAGACAGCAATTCACCCGCCCTCTCAATTTGAAACAAATACAATCCTTTCAATTCACGCAGGCCGGCCTGTTCAATGGTATGGCCTGTGTATCGATATTCAGGCTCTACTTTCATTTCTATGACAAATTCCCGTGTATGCTCACCCAATTCAACCATTGTTTCTTTACGCGACGGCAGCAAATGGCGCATAACAAAAATAATAAAAAGCAACGCAACAAGCGCAACCGGAACACTGACGCGTGATATCTCAAAAAATCCGAATCCCGGATATCCATTGGCAATTAACAATCCATGCACCAATAATGTGGTACTGGTGCCGATCAAAGTACAGGTTCCACCTAAAATAGCGGCATAGGACAAGGGAATCATGAGCTTGGAAACGGGCAAATCCGCTTTCCGTGCCCATGAACGAACCGCGGGAATAAACATCGCCACAATGGGTGTATTGTTGAAAAAGGCAGACAACAGGGAAACCGGAAACAAAAAATGCAACAATTTTCGAGTCAAACTGGCGTCACCTTGACTCAGCCAATCACCAAGGGTATTGAGAACACCGGTATTCTTGAGTGCAGCGGCCACTATAAATAACAATGCAACCGTCAGCATGCCCGTATTGGAAAACCCCGAAACAGCGTCTTCTACTGTAACCACTCCGCCCAATGCCAATAAAACAAGAGTGGCAAATATGATCACATCGGGTTCAAACACCTCACGGATCAAACAAATCGTCATGATTACAATCAAAGCAGCTGTATATATCAACTCAAAAGTCATTCAGAGTACCTGTCAGAATGATAATGTGCGTTTCTCACAAAAGATCAAGCGCAACGTTCAATTTTAACGTTTCGGATATCGACCAGAACCGTTTTTCCGATGCATTCGATTTGAATCGCAAAATAATACACACCCCTGGCCTCAACGACCTGGCCTTCATATCCCATCAACAAACCGCTGCCAATGCGTACATGCTCGCCAATATCCAGGCCATTTTGCACCTGCACATCGACATTCTGTTCCAACAGCATTTTAATGGCATAGATTTCTTCATCGCGGACCGGAGTGGGTTTGTCTTTAAAACTGATAATACGCGCCACACTGGGCACCTTGATCACCTCATAACGATAGACAAACGGGATGTGACAAAAGATATAACTTGAAAACAAGGGCGCCTCTACCCATCTTTTGCGGTCTTTCCATTGATTCAAGGTTTTACGCAGGGGCAAAAAATTTTCAATCCCTGCCTCGTCCAGTTCCAGTTTGACCTTTTTTTCATGCCGCGGACGCGTCACAAACGCGTACCACATTTCCTGTCTCTGCGGTATCATCAACAAAACCTCTTACTCTGATTTCATGCGGGGTGTGTTCGTTTTCGCCGTCTGCTCTTTTGCTTTTTCCGGTCGGTATCGTAATAGTGATAGTATTGATAATAGTAAGAAGAGTTGTAAAAGTTTGTGGTTTTGACACTGTTCATGACAACACCGACAAGCGGCGCTTCAACACGCCGCAATTGTTTAACCGCCATATCCAGCGCCTGGCGCTGGACTTCGCCGCTTTTGACCACCAGCAACACACCGTCCACCTGATTGCTTAACAGAGTCGGATCCGTCACGGCAATCACAGGCGGACAATCGATCAGCGCCATGTCGTAACTCTGTTTGGCCTCCTCAAGCAGATGACGCATCTTTTCCGACCCGAGCAGTTCAGCCGGATTCGGCGGCAGGGTGCCGCACATTAAAAAGTCCAGATTTGACAATCCATTGACAGTCTGTACAGCATCCGACAAGGTGGATTTTCCGATTAAAACATTGGTCAATCCGGGTTCTTTATTGAGTCTGAATAATTTATACAACATCGGCCGGCGCAAATCCGCATCGATCAGCAATGTTTTTGTGCCCATTTGCGCAAAGGTAATGGCAAGATTGGAAACCGTGGTGGACTTGCCTTCACGCGGACCGCTGCTCGTCATCAGGATCGTCTTGCGCGGCTGATCCGCCGCGGAGAATATCAGATTGGTGCGCAGAGAACGATAAGCCTCGGACACCGGTGATTTGGGGCGCAGATGCGTGACCAGCCGCTCGTTCACATTCTGCACTTCCGGATCGGCATTTTTCAAAGTAAACGGCGCGCCTTCGTTATGCTCGGGCTTGATATAGGGAATCATACTGACCAGGGTCAGATTCATGGCTTCCAGTTCTTCAAGATTATTGATACTGTCGTCCATATACTCGCGGAAAAAGGCGATTCCCACGCCCAGTCCCAGTCCCAGCATGGCGCCGAGCAGCAGATTGAGTTTCTTTTTCGGTTTAATCGGATTGCGCGGCGGTTTGGCCGGATCAATGACCCGGACATTGCCCAGCTGCCCGACTTCGGTAATGCGCGATTCCTGATATTTTTCCTGCAGCATAATATAAATCTTTTCGGACACCTGGGCCTGGCGTTCCAGACGCGCCAGTCTCAGCTTTTTTTCCGGCAGGGATTCCAGTTCGTTGTTATAGCGTTCGAGAATACGCTCAAAAGCCGACACTTTGGGTTGCAGGGCCTGAATTTCCGTTTCGATCTCGATTTTACTGGTGACCAGCGACCCCGCCATCACTGAAGGATCAATGAATTCAGCGGCCGCAATTTTCATCACTTCTTCCTTGAACTGGTTTTTGATAGCATCGATCTGCCGGGTCAGCCGATCCACTTCCTTTTGTGTGTAAACCGACTCGGCGCGTCCTTTGTTAATGGCGTCGGATAAAAACATGGCCAGTCTGGCTTCTTTTTCAGCAATTTGCCGTTTCAGTTCTTCCAGATAGGGTTTGGAAGAAATCGTTTCCATATCAATTTTTTTGTTCTGCTGTCCCAGTTTTTTGTCAATATAGGCAAGACGCTGCTGCGCCGACTGGTACTCGGTTTTGGCTTCATTATAGAGAGATTCAAACTCGGCGATTTTTTTCACCAGCTCTTCGGTTTCCCGGTCCAGCGCAATGACATTGGCGGATTCCTGATATTGTTTCAGGTTTTGCTCGGAACTCTGCAGTTCATCTTCGTACCGGCTCAGCTGTTCACGTAAAAAGCGCGACACTTCACGCACTTCGGCCTGACTCTCCTCCCGGTTCATGCGCTTGTAAACGGAAAACACCGTATTGGCGGCAATGGAGGCTGCAACCGGGTGCTGCGCCTGCACCTCTACATCAATAACATCCGTTTCCCGGATTAATTTTACATTGAGATGTCCTTCTCGAAACGAATTCACCCGCGCATCAAATTTTTCCTGTTCCGACAATGTATCCGTCTCTCCGGACCGCAACGTGGACAAGAACGATAAAAGCCCTTTATCTCCCTCCGGCCACAGGGCGTCGACCAACAATTCTGAATCCGGATGGCGCACGAGTTCGCGCACCACATCCTCCGACAGTGAACGGCTGTTCAGGATCTCTACCTGATTGTTGAGCATGGTCTCTTTTTTCATCATGCTGGTGAAATCAAACAAGGATTCGCCCATACCCGCTTTTTCCTCCAGCATCAAACGGACATTGGCCTGATAGACCGGTTCGGTCGTGAACGTCACCCATACGGTAATCACCATCACGAGTATAAAACACGCCGCGATAATCCATTTGCCGCGCGAAAACACACGCAGGTAATCCCGCAGATGGATCTCGCTTTCCGGTGTTTCACTGAAAAACGGGGCATTTCTTCCATTGCCGTTGCCGTTTTCCGGCGTTTTTTGGGAATAGCTATTCATAGCAACATCTACCTCAACATGTAAAAAACGTTAATCCCGCTGGGAATACCATTGCGCAAAATAGACAGCCTGAACAATCGTGGCCACTCTCCAGGTCAGATCAAATATCTTGCTGATCAAATGAAAGGTGGTTCCGGACACCACAATGGTATCTCCCGGACGCAGTACGGGATTATTGTCAAGATCGCCGTGGTTGACAAAATGATTGACATCGATTTCAAATACAACGCTCGAGTCTTGTATGGAACGCACCAGTTTAATTCCTTTAATGCGCGCATCTTCCTGCGGACCTCCCGCATAGGAGAGCAGAGACACCAGATCGGTTTCAAGGGGAACCATGTATTGACCCGGCTTGTTCACAAAGCCCCACACATTGACCGCCATCAAAACCTGATCCTGATCGCCCAGAAAATACTGGGCAGCGGCCTGGCCGGATCCGGGACTAATTTGTGCGGATGCTGACGAGATTATGGCTAACAGGATAACACTATAGAATGCAGGATAGAGTCGTCGCATAAAATCTCCGCCTTTATCTGAGATCAATGATCTCCTGATTTGCGTCCGGTTCGTAGACAAACGTCTCTGCCGGAAGCGTTATATCCGTCTCGATCGATTGAATATCAAACACGGTTCGGTTGTTATTGATATCGGTTCTTTCTATTTTACGAATCATGTTCTTTTTATCCACCCAGAGCCTGACTGTTTGATTAAACTCACCCTGTTGCTCTGCTGTTAATACTATACATAAAAACTCACTGTCCCCGGAGCAAAAATCCGCTGAATAATGCTCCAGATAAGTATCATAAAAGCTTTTCAAGAACGGATTATCCTGTTCACCGGTCGCATCATCAATCAGAACCTGATCATTCATCTTGTTGACCGTCCAGAGGGTTTTACCGTCCGTTACAATCAACTGGTCCGATGTATTAATTCGAAATTTCTTTCCGTTCCGGGTGCAAATCTTTCCTGTTATCTGGCGGGTTTCGTTGGCCAATGTCCAGTGGAACGTCTGGGTATATTCAGCGCAGACGGTTTCAAATGACTGATACGTATCGCGTACGGATTTTAAAACATCCCGAGGGGTCTCATCTTTTCCCTGAAGCGCGTTCGCCCCCAGGACCAACACCCATAATATATATGTTTTTACGACGATTGCAAGCATTTTTTTCCTCTTTTTTAAATTTCTTCTGAATTTTGAAACCAGCCCTGTAATTCGTCCGGTTGCAGCAAAACTTCCCTTGCCTTGCTTCCTTCAAACGGCCCTACAATCCCCGCCGCTTCCAGTTGATCAATGATACGCGCCGCTCTGGAGTAGCCCACTTTGAGTTTTCTCTGGATGATCGAGACCGAACCCTGTCCGCTGTTGACCACAATATGAGCGGCATTTTCAAACAGGGCGTCCCGCTGGTCGCTGTCATACATCAATTCAAAATCTTCCGATTCCTCTTTGAACGCCTTGAGGGGTGTTTTTTCAAAACAGGGTTGATGACGAACATGCTCTATGACGGTCTCTATTTCTTCAGAGCCGATATAGGCATTGTGCAAACGAATGGCTTCCGGACTGGCCGGCGGCATAAACAGCATATCGCCGCGTCCCAGCAGCTGTTCCGCGCCGTTCATATCCAGGATAATCCGTGAGTCGTTGCGCTGCGCCACCTGGAATGCAATGCGGGCCGGAAAGTTGGCCTTGATCACTCCGGTGATCACATCAACAGACGGCCGTTGGGTGGCCAAAATAAGATGAATCCCCACAGCGCGCGCCATTTGGGCGAGACGGGCGATGGGTTCCTCTACATCCCTGGCAGCGGACGAGGTCAGCATCAAATCCGCCAGCTCGTCAACAATCACGACCAGATAAGGCAGCGGCTGCGGATTGTCGTCCCCTTCAGGCGCATAGATGCCGTCATAGATTTTTTGGTTGTACTCTTCCACGCTGCGCACACCTGCTGCAGCAAGAACATCATAACGCCGTTCCATCTCCATTTCCGCTGATTTTAGCATTTCAATGGCGGTTTTGGCGGTGGTTGCCACTTTTTTCCTGGAGCCTTCCACATAGGAAAGATGATGATGATACAATTTGGCATAATTGGACAATTCGAGCCGTTTGGGATCAATCATTAAAAACTGCACCGTGGCCGGTGTGGCTTTGTATAAAAAGCTGTTGATAATGGTGTTCAAACAAACACTTTTACCGGAACCGGTCGCTCCGGCGATCAAAAGATGCGGCATTTTCTGCAGATCGGCAACATAGGGTTCCCCGGAAATATCTTTTCCGATGGCAAACGTCAGAGGTGAACTCGCGTTTTGAAACAAAGTCGTGGATAATATTTCACGGATATAAACCACTTCCGGGACGGGATTCGGCACTTCGATTCCAATGGTTGACTTGCCCGGGATCGGCGCGACAATTCGAATGCGTTTGGCGCGCATGGCCATGGCCAGATCATCGGAAAGTGAGACGATGCGGGACACACGGATTCCGGGAGCCAGACTGAGTTCGTACAAGGTAATCACCGGACCGGGGTTAATCTCCACCACTTGCGCTCGAATACCGAAATCCTTTAGTTTTTCAACCAGCAGTCCGGCATTCATACGCAGCGCTTCCTCACTGATTCCCTCCTGATTTTCAGGCGCCTGCTGCAGCAGGTCAAGCGGTGGCTTTTCGTATTGATCTTCAAATTCAGGGCAAGTCAGGGTATCGTTCAAATCGGGCGTCTCATCAGAATCATTTTCTGCCTCGTCTTCTTCGAACGATTCATCAGGTTGATCAGGCGCCTTGTCCTCACGGCGGTAAACCGGTGGAAAATCCGCTTCCGGTACCTGTTCAGGCATCGCGGGTTTCTCTGCCGTTTCGGGCGCCGGGGGGCGCTTTCGAATCCTGGGCTGTTCAGTTTTTTTATGCTGTTGCCGGGACCACCACGTTTGCAGAAATTGATACAGTTTATACCAGGTGCGAATCAAAAACGTCTCGATACTTGACAAAACCTGCGCCAGGGAAACCGTCGTGCTTAACAGGACCGTTAAAAGGATAATCCCGATCAACACAATAATAGAGCCCAGGTCGCCAAACAGCGCAATCAACACTCCGGCCAGCATCCCTCCCAAACGTCCGGAAAATTCAAAGGATGGATTCAAATGCTCGGGAGCAGACACCAGGTCCTGCCAGGCAAAAGCCACAGAGATGAACAGAGCAAACAAAGCCGCCAAAAGCGACCAGCGTTTGAGATGATAGGTATCCTTGTCTAATAATCGGTTCAATCCCCAGATGATAACCAAAAAGGGTAAAATGAGCGCAGGATACCCGATGGTGTATCGATACAGGTAATGCGACAAATAGACACCGGCCCATCCCATCTCATTTTCAATGCGGTAGCCCTGACTCACACCCGCCGGCGTTTCTGTCGGAACATAGGTATAGAGAGCAATGAACACAAGGACCCCGGTGAGGATCAGCAAAAGGCCCAGAATTTCCTGGCGTTTATCCCAGGAAAAGGATTGCTGCCGCGAATGTTTTCGTTTTTTATTATTTTTATTCGCTTTTCGTTTCGTCATGCGTTCCTGCATCCAGTTTTGATTCATGAATAACCCGATTATAAGACAAGCGGGGTACAATATCCGTGATATTCAACATTGCGCAATAATTCAAATCGGCCTGGAATCCAAGATTTACCAGATATTCTCCATGCGAACTGTTTTTCAGCAGCGTGCCGAGATGATTAAAATATTTCTTTGATAATTTCAACCATTTTTCAGCGAGTTCACTGAGAAGCAGCTTGTCATCGAATTGCAGCAGTTTGTGGATCAAAAAAGCGGCACAGCCCAAATCCTCAACAGAGGGGTGACCGCCGGAGCCGGCGCAGATCAGATGAATATTTTTGTCGCTTTCCGTTAATCGATGGACACTGGCTCCCATATTTAAAAAAGACAGCAAAAAGACCTCACTGACATGCGAGACACTCGCAAGCGCGCGCGTTCCGTTGCTGGTTGTGAGAATAATCGTTTTATCCCGTACTTTCAGGGGGGTGTATTCCAGCGGTGAATTGCCCAGATCAAATCCTTCAATCGGCAGTCCTTTACGCTCTCCGCATAAAAGGGAGTGATGCCCTTGCAGTTCTTTGGCTTGTTCCCGTGCCTGTTCCACGGTTTTCACCGGGATCACCTCTTTCGCGCCATTCATTAGCGCCGTCACCATTGTAGACGTAGCGCGCAGAACATCGATCACAACAGCGATTGAATCATGATAAGAGAATGTTTCCGCGCTTTTCGCGGTTTCCAAGAGTCTGACCGTGCGCATAAAAACCCCTCACTTTTGATAAAAAGGAGGCTTTATAATTTCAGCATCCGTGAGATTATTTCTGATCTTTATGGACAGAGGTGTACCCGCTTTTGCATATTCAGCAGGTACATACCCCATTCCGATTCCCTTTTTCAGCATGGGAGAAAATGTACCGCTGGTCACCGATCCAACAGTGTCGCCGTCCTTGATTATATCATAGCCGGGACGAGGAAATGCTTTTCCTTTGCATTCAAAAGCAACCAGTTTGCGTGTTATTCCCTCTTGTTTTACGCGCCGCAATGCATCCCGTCCGATAAAGTCTCCTTTATCCAGTTTGGTGATCCAACCCAGTCCGGCCTCCAGCGGATGGGTGGTCTGATCGATATCATTGCCGTACAGGCACATTTTCATTTCAAGGCGCAGTGTATCGCGCGCGCCCAGTCCGATGGGCGCAATATCATAAGGCTTGCCGCTCTCCATCAAAGCATTCCAGACCGTTTCAGAGTGTTCCCGCGGGAACATCAGTTCAAATCCGGGTTCGCCGGTATAACCTGTTTTCGATACCAGTACATCGATACCGGCTACGGTCGCATAATCGAACCAGTAAAATTTTATTTCGGACAGATCAAGCTTTGTCAGGGGCTGCAGCACTTTTTCCGATTCCGGACCCTGCAGGGCCAGCAGGCTCAATTCATCACTCTTGTTGGTTAATTTAACTTGCGGTAACAAATGGGTTTCCGCCCACTCCCAGTCTTTTTCAATATTCGATGCATTGACGACCATGACATAGTGATCCGGAGCGCGGTAAACGAGCAGATCATCCACAATTCCTCCATCCGGATAGCACATGGCTGTGTAATGCGCCTGATACACGGACAGCTTGCCGACATCATTGACGGTTAATTTTTGTAAAAACTCGAATGCCTGTTCGCCATAGACAAAAAACTCGCCCATGTGTGAAACATCAAAAAGTCCCACCGTACTGCGCACACGCCGATGTTCCTGCTGAATACCCTGGTACTGCACAGGCATGGCATAACCGGCAAAATCAACAAGTTTGGCGCCCATCTTTTCATGAATCTCATAAAGACCGGTTTTTTTCAATGACATATCAAACCCTCGCAATCGGATAGATTTAATGACTAGTAGACAATTCTTAAAATAGCAACAATTTGTACCAGTGTCAAGCACAAAGTGAGCGTCCCCATGAAGAAAGCCGGAGCCCTCAGGCGCCGGCTTTTGAACAGTCCCGGTTCGACACTTTAATAAATCGCCAGTTCTTTACGACAAGGGATTTGTAAATACGTTTTATTGTAAATAATAAACCGGGACAAGAAAAAATTGACAAATGGCCACAACAGGAAAAAATTATCAAACCAGAGTTAGCTTACAATCCGCATAATATCATTAAAAAAGACAAATATCATTAACGCGAAAATAATAGCCATTCCGATTTGCTGAAAAATCAATTTGGCCTTTGTAGATACGGGTTTTCGCATAACGGCTTCTGCGCCCAATAATACAAGATGGCCGCCATCCAGCGCCGGAATGGGAAATAAATTAATCAATCCAAGATTAATACTGAGCAGAGCGGCAAATCCGAGCAAGCTTGTCAGTCCCGCTCTGGCGGTTTCACCCGTCATTTGAGCGATTCGGATGGGGCCGCCCAGTCCTTCTTTGACAGACACTTTGCCGCTGAACAACATCCCGAAAGACCTGAGCATCAGGCCGGTGAGATTGGCCGTTGATTTAAAACCATATCCCACAGCCGGGAAAAACCCGACGTCTTTGTGCTGCATGAGCGGTTCAATTCCGATTAGCCCAACTTTTCGGAATGCATCTTCTTTGGGTACAACGCTTTTTTGAAACATTTCACCCTTGCGTTCCCATTGAATAGAAATCTCCTGATTGG
This genomic window from candidate division KSB1 bacterium contains:
- a CDS encoding SLC13 family permease, which codes for MTFELIYTAALIVIMTICLIREVFEPDVIIFATLVLLALGGVVTVEDAVSGFSNTGMLTVALLFIVAAALKNTGVLNTLGDWLSQGDASLTRKLLHFLFPVSLLSAFFNNTPIVAMFIPAVRSWARKADLPVSKLMIPLSYAAILGGTCTLIGTSTTLLVHGLLIANGYPGFGFFEISRVSVPVALVALLFIIFVMRHLLPSRKETMVELGEHTREFVIEMKVEPEYRYTGHTIEQAGLRELKGLYLFQIERAGELLSFVGPREIIKSGDRLFFTGLPDTILELQQTKGLSVIQDHEFDLKHYDSDKLGIFEVVVSANSPLIGKSVKKSDFRSHYNAVILAIHRSGERILKKIGDIVLRTGDTLLILADHKFAEKWYHSKDFYLVSRKATTASKPRGYVWFSLSILGLMIVAMATGVIPILISVALAALALMISRTISMTDARNSIDWGVVIIIASAFGISKAVEQSGLDDMIADFLIGLVGNWGPVAILAAVYLLTSIYTEIITNNAAAALVFPVALSAAHQAGLEPRPFFIALAIAASASFATPIGYQTNLMVYGPGGYKFRDFIKVGLPMNLLVGILIVIMISLLYF
- a CDS encoding UpxY family transcription antiterminator; protein product: MIPQRQEMWYAFVTRPRHEKKVKLELDEAGIENFLPLRKTLNQWKDRKRWVEAPLFSSYIFCHIPFVYRYEVIKVPSVARIISFKDKPTPVRDEEIYAIKMLLEQNVDVQVQNGLDIGEHVRIGSGLLMGYEGQVVEARGVYYFAIQIECIGKTVLVDIRNVKIERCA
- a CDS encoding polysaccharide biosynthesis tyrosine autokinase produces the protein MNSYSQKTPENGNGNGRNAPFFSETPESEIHLRDYLRVFSRGKWIIAACFILVMVITVWVTFTTEPVYQANVRLMLEEKAGMGESLFDFTSMMKKETMLNNQVEILNSRSLSEDVVRELVRHPDSELLVDALWPEGDKGLLSFLSTLRSGETDTLSEQEKFDARVNSFREGHLNVKLIRETDVIDVEVQAQHPVAASIAANTVFSVYKRMNREESQAEVREVSRFLREQLSRYEDELQSSEQNLKQYQESANVIALDRETEELVKKIAEFESLYNEAKTEYQSAQQRLAYIDKKLGQQNKKIDMETISSKPYLEELKRQIAEKEARLAMFLSDAINKGRAESVYTQKEVDRLTRQIDAIKNQFKEEVMKIAAAEFIDPSVMAGSLVTSKIEIETEIQALQPKVSAFERILERYNNELESLPEKKLRLARLERQAQVSEKIYIMLQEKYQESRITEVGQLGNVRVIDPAKPPRNPIKPKKKLNLLLGAMLGLGLGVGIAFFREYMDDSINNLEELEAMNLTLVSMIPYIKPEHNEGAPFTLKNADPEVQNVNERLVTHLRPKSPVSEAYRSLRTNLIFSAADQPRKTILMTSSGPREGKSTTVSNLAITFAQMGTKTLLIDADLRRPMLYKLFRLNKEPGLTNVLIGKSTLSDAVQTVNGLSNLDFLMCGTLPPNPAELLGSEKMRHLLEEAKQSYDMALIDCPPVIAVTDPTLLSNQVDGVLLVVKSGEVQRQALDMAVKQLRRVEAPLVGVVMNSVKTTNFYNSSYYYQYYHYYDTDRKKQKSRRRKRTHPA
- a CDS encoding SLBB domain-containing protein — protein: MRRLYPAFYSVILLAIISSASAQISPGSGQAAAQYFLGDQDQVLMAVNVWGFVNKPGQYMVPLETDLVSLLSYAGGPQEDARIKGIKLVRSIQDSSVVFEIDVNHFVNHGDLDNNPVLRPGDTIVVSGTTFHLISKIFDLTWRVATIVQAVYFAQWYSQRD
- a CDS encoding outer membrane lipoprotein carrier protein LolA, whose product is MLAIVVKTYILWVLVLGANALQGKDETPRDVLKSVRDTYQSFETVCAEYTQTFHWTLANETRQITGKICTRNGKKFRINTSDQLIVTDGKTLWTVNKMNDQVLIDDATGEQDNPFLKSFYDTYLEHYSADFCSGDSEFLCIVLTAEQQGEFNQTVRLWVDKKNMIRKIERTDINNNRTVFDIQSIETDITLPAETFVYEPDANQEIIDLR
- a CDS encoding DNA translocase FtsK 4TM domain-containing protein; the encoded protein is MTKRKANKNNKKRKHSRQQSFSWDKRQEILGLLLILTGVLVFIALYTYVPTETPAGVSQGYRIENEMGWAGVYLSHYLYRYTIGYPALILPFLVIIWGLNRLLDKDTYHLKRWSLLAALFALFISVAFAWQDLVSAPEHLNPSFEFSGRLGGMLAGVLIALFGDLGSIIVLIGIILLTVLLSTTVSLAQVLSSIETFLIRTWYKLYQFLQTWWSRQQHKKTEQPRIRKRPPAPETAEKPAMPEQVPEADFPPVYRREDKAPDQPDESFEEDEAENDSDETPDLNDTLTCPEFEDQYEKPPLDLLQQAPENQEGISEEALRMNAGLLVEKLKDFGIRAQVVEINPGPVITLYELSLAPGIRVSRIVSLSDDLAMAMRAKRIRIVAPIPGKSTIGIEVPNPVPEVVYIREILSTTLFQNASSPLTFAIGKDISGEPYVADLQKMPHLLIAGATGSGKSVCLNTIINSFLYKATPATVQFLMIDPKRLELSNYAKLYHHHLSYVEGSRKKVATTAKTAIEMLKSAEMEMERRYDVLAAAGVRSVEEYNQKIYDGIYAPEGDDNPQPLPYLVVIVDELADLMLTSSAARDVEEPIARLAQMARAVGIHLILATQRPSVDVITGVIKANFPARIAFQVAQRNDSRIILDMNGAEQLLGRGDMLFMPPASPEAIRLHNAYIGSEEIETVIEHVRHQPCFEKTPLKAFKEESEDFELMYDSDQRDALFENAAHIVVNSGQGSVSIIQRKLKVGYSRAARIIDQLEAAGIVGPFEGSKAREVLLQPDELQGWFQNSEEI
- a CDS encoding 2-phosphosulfolactate phosphatase → MRTVRLLETAKSAETFSYHDSIAVVIDVLRATSTMVTALMNGAKEVIPVKTVEQAREQAKELQGHHSLLCGERKGLPIEGFDLGNSPLEYTPLKVRDKTIILTTSNGTRALASVSHVSEVFLLSFLNMGASVHRLTESDKNIHLICAGSGGHPSVEDLGCAAFLIHKLLQFDDKLLLSELAEKWLKLSKKYFNHLGTLLKNSSHGEYLVNLGFQADLNYCAMLNITDIVPRLSYNRVIHESKLDAGTHDETKSE
- the gcvT gene encoding glycine cleavage system aminomethyltransferase GcvT, producing the protein MSLKKTGLYEIHEKMGAKLVDFAGYAMPVQYQGIQQEHRRVRSTVGLFDVSHMGEFFVYGEQAFEFLQKLTVNDVGKLSVYQAHYTAMCYPDGGIVDDLLVYRAPDHYVMVVNASNIEKDWEWAETHLLPQVKLTNKSDELSLLALQGPESEKVLQPLTKLDLSEIKFYWFDYATVAGIDVLVSKTGYTGEPGFELMFPREHSETVWNALMESGKPYDIAPIGLGARDTLRLEMKMCLYGNDIDQTTHPLEAGLGWITKLDKGDFIGRDALRRVKQEGITRKLVAFECKGKAFPRPGYDIIKDGDTVGSVTSGTFSPMLKKGIGMGYVPAEYAKAGTPLSIKIRNNLTDAEIIKPPFYQK